Proteins found in one Hypericibacter terrae genomic segment:
- a CDS encoding glycosyltransferase, translating into MRVLFLHNNFPAQYKHVAAALAADPANQIVAGSLDNKKNLPGVTKHIYKPQREPRKDTHHYLRSTEAAVLDGQAVVRMCGELRKSGFIPDLICGHSGWGTTIYTKDVFPEARLLTYFEWYYNARNSDVDFMNKTLTWEDLCRVRTRNLPILMDLAHCDWGICPTQYQLSQIPRVFHSKLTQLHDGVDTDFFTPSESVQFEIPGLHLRLTRDAEVLTYATRGMEPYRGFPQFMQAVEILQQRRPNLQVVIAGTDRVAYGKKLPEGESYKGKALDELKGLDHSRLHFVGHLPFDMYRNLLQLSSVHVYLTIPFVLSWSLLEAMSTGCLVVGSDTLPVRELIEDGRNGLMTDMFDIEAMAARIEEALNRRESMGDIRTNARQTILERYALRDLLPKHLQLMRDLAEGRAPAESAAGRPLAVGAPRQGGGQASKGAPPRGGRPGNIPRGKRRRRH; encoded by the coding sequence ATGCGGGTTCTGTTCCTGCACAATAATTTTCCGGCGCAATACAAGCATGTGGCGGCGGCGCTGGCGGCGGATCCGGCCAACCAGATCGTGGCGGGCTCGCTCGACAACAAGAAGAACCTGCCGGGTGTCACAAAACATATCTACAAACCGCAACGCGAGCCGCGGAAGGACACCCACCATTATCTGCGTTCGACCGAAGCGGCCGTGCTCGACGGGCAGGCCGTGGTCCGCATGTGCGGCGAGTTGCGCAAGAGCGGCTTCATCCCCGATCTGATCTGCGGCCATTCCGGCTGGGGCACGACGATCTATACCAAGGACGTGTTCCCGGAAGCGCGGCTGCTGACTTATTTCGAGTGGTACTACAACGCGCGCAACTCCGACGTCGATTTCATGAACAAGACCCTGACCTGGGAGGATCTCTGCCGGGTGCGGACGCGCAACCTGCCGATCCTGATGGACCTCGCCCATTGCGATTGGGGCATCTGCCCTACTCAATACCAGTTGAGCCAGATTCCGCGTGTCTTCCACAGCAAGCTCACGCAGCTTCATGACGGGGTCGATACCGACTTCTTCACGCCGTCGGAGTCGGTCCAGTTCGAAATTCCGGGGCTCCATCTCCGCCTCACGCGCGATGCCGAGGTCCTCACCTACGCGACCCGCGGCATGGAGCCCTATCGCGGCTTCCCGCAATTCATGCAGGCGGTCGAGATCCTGCAGCAGCGCCGGCCCAATCTGCAGGTCGTCATCGCCGGCACCGATCGCGTGGCCTATGGCAAGAAGCTGCCGGAAGGAGAGAGCTACAAGGGCAAGGCGCTGGACGAACTCAAGGGCCTCGATCACAGCCGGCTGCATTTCGTCGGCCATCTTCCCTTCGACATGTACCGGAACCTTCTGCAGCTCTCTTCCGTTCATGTCTACCTGACGATCCCGTTCGTCCTCTCCTGGTCGCTCCTGGAGGCGATGTCCACCGGCTGCCTGGTGGTCGGCTCGGATACGCTGCCGGTCCGCGAGCTGATCGAGGACGGGCGCAACGGACTGATGACCGACATGTTCGATATCGAGGCCATGGCGGCCCGCATCGAGGAAGCGCTCAACCGGCGCGAAAGCATGGGCGATATCCGGACCAATGCGCGCCAGACGATCCTGGAGCGCTATGCGCTCCGCGACCTCTTGCCCAAGCATCTGCAATTGATGCGCGACCTGGCCGAGGGCCGGGCCCCGGCCGAGAGCGCCGCGGGCCGGCCCCTGGCGGTCGGCGCGCCGCGGCAGGGTGGCGGGCAGGCCAGCAAGGGTGCGCCGCCGCGTGGCGGCCGTCCCGGCAATATCCCGCGCGGCAAACGGCGCCGGCGGCATTGA
- a CDS encoding LysR family transcriptional regulator: protein MSLAREGSLSATARALKVNHATVARRLAHLEGRLGKPLFERRPDGYVLTAEGEALLGPAAAMDEAALAVLRRADVGGALQGLVRITTTPGFADSFLMPQLGRLQRRHAGIDLEVIGESRNLSLARRETDIAIRLGRPKDGESRARRVAVMGFRFYAARSYLKTAIDPADHRFIAFDEENAAVPQAVMLRQVRAGRRVAFQSNSQIAQAIAATQGFGIALLPCYLAAQYKGLERVDLGETPLSREIWLLIRRDLARVPRVRAVADDLVDIFKREGRALAGL, encoded by the coding sequence GTGTCTCTGGCGCGCGAGGGCAGTCTCTCGGCGACAGCCCGCGCGCTCAAAGTCAATCATGCGACCGTGGCGCGCCGGCTGGCGCATCTGGAGGGCCGCCTGGGCAAACCGCTGTTCGAGCGCCGCCCCGACGGCTATGTGCTGACCGCCGAGGGCGAAGCGCTGCTGGGCCCTGCCGCCGCCATGGATGAAGCCGCCCTCGCCGTGCTGCGCCGTGCCGACGTCGGCGGTGCGCTTCAGGGCCTGGTGCGGATCACCACGACCCCGGGGTTTGCCGACAGCTTCCTGATGCCGCAGCTCGGACGGCTGCAGAGACGCCATGCGGGGATCGATCTCGAGGTCATCGGCGAATCCCGGAATTTGAGTCTTGCCCGGCGGGAAACCGATATCGCGATCCGTCTCGGAAGGCCCAAGGACGGCGAATCCAGGGCCCGCCGCGTTGCGGTCATGGGATTCCGGTTCTATGCGGCTCGCAGCTATCTCAAGACGGCGATCGATCCCGCCGATCACCGCTTCATCGCCTTCGATGAGGAGAACGCCGCCGTGCCGCAGGCGGTGATGTTGCGCCAGGTCAGGGCCGGACGGCGTGTCGCCTTCCAATCGAACAGCCAGATCGCGCAGGCCATCGCCGCGACCCAGGGCTTCGGCATCGCCCTGTTGCCCTGCTACCTCGCCGCTCAATACAAGGGCTTGGAACGGGTCGATCTCGGCGAAACTCCGCTTTCGCGGGAGATCTGGCTCCTCATCCGGCGCGATCTCGCGCGGGTGCCGCGCGTGCGGGCCGTTGCCGACGATCTGGTCGATATATTCAAGCGGGAAGGACGCGCCCTGGCCGGGCTTTAA
- a CDS encoding maleate cis-trans isomerase family protein — protein sequence MNETALRRPAGGSISKTHMKFSLDGGTAGRCRIGLIVLATDHTIEAEWRHVIRLPGVAFYESRISNSPEINPTTLAAMEKDLGKSAAVILPGTKLDVIGYGCTSASVVLGEETVAGRIQEARPGVAVTNPITAAITGMKKMGAKRIALLTPYIEEVNQRFRGYIEARGLEVTVMGSFNHENDNEVARIDTASIRNAMIELGREPTVDGIFVSCTSLRVADIAEDVEKATGKPVTSSNLALAWHCLRLAGVDDAIPGFGRLFRS from the coding sequence ATGAACGAGACCGCGTTGCGCCGGCCCGCCGGCGGTTCGATCAGCAAGACCCACATGAAATTCTCGCTCGATGGCGGAACGGCGGGCCGCTGCCGCATCGGGCTGATCGTGCTGGCGACCGATCATACGATCGAGGCCGAATGGCGCCATGTGATCCGGCTGCCCGGTGTCGCGTTCTATGAGAGCCGCATCTCCAATTCGCCCGAGATCAACCCGACCACGCTCGCCGCCATGGAGAAGGACCTGGGCAAGTCGGCGGCCGTGATCCTGCCGGGAACCAAGCTCGACGTGATCGGCTATGGCTGCACCTCGGCCTCTGTGGTGCTGGGCGAGGAGACGGTCGCCGGGCGCATCCAGGAAGCGCGGCCCGGCGTCGCCGTCACCAACCCGATCACGGCGGCCATCACCGGCATGAAGAAGATGGGTGCCAAGCGCATCGCGCTCCTCACGCCCTATATCGAGGAGGTCAATCAGCGCTTCCGCGGCTATATCGAGGCGCGCGGACTCGAGGTCACGGTCATGGGTTCGTTCAACCACGAGAACGACAATGAGGTGGCGCGCATCGATACGGCCTCGATCCGCAATGCGATGATCGAGTTGGGCAGGGAGCCGACCGTCGACGGCATCTTCGTCTCCTGCACCAGCCTGCGCGTCGCCGATATCGCCGAGGATGTCGAGAAGGCGACCGGCAAGCCCGTGACCTCCAGCAATCTGGCGCTGGCCTGGCATTGCCTGCGGCTTGCGGGCGTCGACGACGCGATCCCCGGCTTCGGACGGTTGTTCCGCAGCTGA
- a CDS encoding ABC transporter ATP-binding protein — MSLAATKAIAAAAPLLELRNIRQAYHKPNGADLLVLDGVSLDVREGEILGLLGRSGSGKSSLLRIIAGLMPATSGEARWHGQPIGGPCDGIAMVFQSFALFPWLTVLENVEIGLEALGVPGPERRRRALAAIDLIGLDGFESAHPKELSGGMRQRVGFARALVVHPQLLLMDEPFSALDVLTAETLRTDLIDLWIEGRLPIRSIAMVTHNIEEAVLMCDRVLLFSANPGRVATEIRIDLPQPRNRTDPAFRKLVDDIYARMTNRTVAGRKDRQGPGGFPGVGVGMALPHVSTNVLSGLLETLAAPPYQGKADLPQIAEALQMETDELFPIAETLQLFRFADLADGDIKLTDAGRRFVGLDIDGRKRLFAEHLLAYVPIVALIKRVLDERPIHRAPAARFREELEDFMSPEFAQNTLRAAISWGRYAELFAYDDQSEQFSLENPS; from the coding sequence ATGTCCCTGGCTGCAACCAAAGCCATCGCCGCTGCCGCTCCCCTGCTCGAGCTGCGCAACATCCGTCAGGCCTATCACAAGCCCAACGGCGCCGATCTGCTGGTGCTCGACGGCGTCTCGCTCGATGTTCGCGAAGGCGAGATCCTCGGGCTGCTGGGCCGGTCGGGATCCGGCAAGTCTTCATTGCTGCGGATCATCGCCGGACTGATGCCGGCGACATCCGGCGAGGCGCGCTGGCACGGCCAGCCGATCGGTGGGCCGTGCGATGGCATCGCCATGGTGTTCCAGAGCTTCGCGCTGTTTCCCTGGCTGACGGTGCTGGAGAATGTCGAGATCGGCCTGGAAGCGCTGGGCGTGCCGGGACCGGAGCGCCGGCGCCGCGCACTCGCCGCGATCGACCTGATCGGGCTCGACGGATTCGAATCCGCCCATCCGAAGGAGCTTTCCGGCGGCATGCGCCAGCGCGTCGGCTTCGCCCGCGCGCTCGTGGTCCATCCGCAATTGCTGCTGATGGACGAGCCGTTCTCGGCGCTCGATGTGCTGACCGCGGAGACCCTGCGTACCGACCTGATCGATCTCTGGATCGAGGGCCGCCTGCCGATCCGCTCGATCGCCATGGTCACGCATAACATCGAAGAGGCGGTCCTGATGTGCGACCGGGTGCTGCTCTTCTCGGCCAATCCCGGCCGGGTCGCGACCGAGATCAGGATCGACCTGCCGCAGCCGCGCAACCGCACCGATCCCGCATTCCGCAAGCTGGTCGACGATATCTATGCGCGCATGACCAACCGGACCGTCGCCGGGCGCAAGGACCGGCAGGGCCCCGGCGGATTTCCCGGCGTGGGCGTCGGCATGGCCCTGCCCCACGTCTCGACCAACGTGCTCTCCGGCCTGCTCGAGACGCTGGCAGCACCGCCCTATCAGGGCAAGGCCGACCTGCCGCAGATCGCCGAGGCGCTGCAGATGGAAACCGACGAGTTGTTTCCGATCGCCGAGACCTTGCAGCTCTTCCGCTTCGCCGATCTGGCCGACGGCGACATCAAGCTGACCGACGCCGGACGCCGCTTCGTCGGGCTCGACATCGACGGGCGCAAGCGCCTCTTCGCCGAGCATCTCCTGGCCTATGTGCCGATCGTCGCGCTGATCAAGCGGGTGCTGGACGAGCGGCCGATCCACCGGGCGCCGGCGGCACGGTTCCGGGAGGAGCTCGAGGATTTCATGTCGCCGGAATTCGCCCAGAACACCCTGCGCGCGGCGATCTCCTGGGGCCGCTATGCCGAGCTCTTCGCCTATGACGACCAGAGCGAGCAGTTCAGCCTGGAGAACCCGTCTTAG
- a CDS encoding exopolysaccharide biosynthesis protein, translating into MSVHVPTSAVLQKLLSEAPPGHVSVGWIMERLEERSFGLLMFMLAVIALVPGLSTFIGVLFAVPAYQMIVARRSPALPKIATARRLPTPQFVRAVDRIAPLLRRAETLIRPRWPQSFRTTKRMVGIAILLLGLTLVLPVPFGHILPAFVIMIVALAYLEEDGVVLWLGLALALVSLSLSAAAGWGAVAGVKWLDRL; encoded by the coding sequence GTGAGCGTGCATGTTCCGACCTCGGCCGTCCTGCAAAAGCTCCTCTCGGAGGCGCCGCCCGGCCATGTGTCCGTCGGCTGGATCATGGAGCGGCTCGAGGAGCGTTCCTTCGGTCTCCTGATGTTCATGCTGGCCGTGATCGCGCTCGTGCCGGGGCTCTCGACCTTCATCGGCGTTCTCTTCGCCGTTCCCGCCTATCAGATGATCGTCGCCCGGCGCAGCCCCGCTCTGCCGAAGATCGCGACCGCCCGCCGCCTGCCGACGCCGCAATTCGTCCGCGCGGTCGATCGCATCGCCCCGCTGCTGCGGCGCGCAGAAACGCTCATCCGCCCGCGCTGGCCGCAGTCATTCAGGACCACCAAGCGGATGGTCGGCATCGCCATCCTCCTGCTGGGCCTGACTCTCGTTTTGCCCGTGCCTTTCGGTCATATCCTCCCCGCCTTCGTCATCATGATCGTGGCGCTCGCCTATCTCGAGGAGGACGGCGTGGTGCTCTGGCTCGGCCTTGCCCTGGCCCTGGTCTCGCTTTCGCTCTCCGCGGCGGCGGGCTGGGGCGCCGTCGCCGGCGTCAAATGGCTGGACCGCCTCTGA
- a CDS encoding ABC transporter permease, which produces MNLQTSFQPGEGLRSFSRRLVPSFWDLPAFALLLGAFLLVAQAGRETLQPLSSIALSPISLDPTALPHYALLTTLRMLGAILASLAFALTYGALAAKSRRAEMVLVPLLDILQSVPVLGFLSFTVAGFMALFPGQILGVECAAIFAIFTSQAWNMAFSIYQSLKTLPRDLEEVSLSFRLSPWQRFWRLEIPFAMPGLVWNTMMSMSGGWFFVVAAEAISVGPTTISLPGIGSYVALAIDHRNLGAIGWAVATMLVIILIYDQLLFRPLVAWAEKFRFELSAASSVPESWFLNLIQRARLFRMLLHPVGDAARALAALRLAPATPLPAPFRRVWSSRIFDFAWGAVIGLASIYALWQVMTFATGEIHLSEMLHVLLLGFATLLRVLVLIALATLVWVPIGVWIGLRPRWAERIQPLAQFLAAFPANLMFPLAVVAIVKFRLDPDIWLSPLMVLGTQWYILFNVVAGASAFPNDLKEAAATFRIRGWGWWRKVILPGIMPYYLTGAITASGGSWNASIVAEIASWGDKTVEAHGLGAYIAKMTEAGDFPRVVLGIAVMSIFVVLLNRLFWRRLFAYTARNLRLD; this is translated from the coding sequence ATGAACCTTCAGACATCCTTTCAGCCCGGCGAGGGGTTGCGCTCCTTCTCGCGACGGCTCGTGCCCAGCTTCTGGGACCTGCCCGCCTTCGCGCTGCTGCTGGGCGCCTTCCTGCTGGTCGCCCAGGCCGGTCGCGAGACGCTCCAGCCCCTCTCGTCGATCGCGCTCTCGCCGATCTCGCTGGATCCAACGGCCCTGCCCCACTATGCGCTGCTCACCACCTTGCGCATGCTGGGCGCGATCCTGGCGTCGCTCGCCTTCGCCCTTACCTATGGTGCCCTTGCCGCCAAGAGCCGGAGGGCCGAAATGGTGCTGGTTCCGCTGCTCGATATCCTGCAGTCGGTTCCGGTGCTGGGATTCCTGTCCTTCACCGTCGCCGGCTTCATGGCGCTGTTCCCCGGCCAGATTCTGGGCGTCGAATGCGCCGCGATCTTTGCCATCTTCACCAGCCAGGCCTGGAACATGGCCTTCAGCATCTACCAGTCGCTGAAGACGCTGCCGCGCGATCTCGAAGAAGTCTCCCTCAGTTTCCGCCTTTCGCCGTGGCAGCGCTTCTGGCGGTTGGAAATTCCCTTCGCCATGCCGGGCCTGGTCTGGAACACGATGATGTCGATGTCCGGCGGATGGTTCTTCGTGGTGGCGGCGGAAGCGATCTCGGTCGGCCCCACGACCATCTCATTGCCCGGCATCGGCTCCTATGTCGCGCTCGCCATCGATCATCGCAATCTCGGCGCCATCGGCTGGGCCGTCGCAACCATGCTGGTCATCATCCTGATCTATGATCAGTTGCTGTTCCGCCCGCTGGTGGCCTGGGCTGAAAAGTTCCGGTTCGAGCTCTCGGCCGCCAGCAGCGTCCCCGAATCCTGGTTCCTCAACCTGATCCAGCGGGCCCGACTGTTCCGCATGCTGCTCCACCCCGTCGGCGATGCCGCTCGCGCCCTCGCGGCCCTGCGTCTGGCGCCGGCGACGCCCTTGCCCGCCCCGTTTCGCCGGGTTTGGTCGAGCCGGATCTTCGATTTTGCCTGGGGCGCCGTGATCGGCCTCGCATCGATCTATGCACTCTGGCAAGTGATGACTTTCGCCACCGGCGAGATCCATCTCTCGGAGATGCTGCATGTGTTGCTGCTCGGTTTCGCGACCCTGCTGCGCGTCCTGGTGCTGATTGCGCTGGCGACCCTGGTTTGGGTTCCGATCGGGGTCTGGATCGGCTTGCGGCCGCGGTGGGCCGAGCGGATCCAACCCTTGGCTCAGTTCCTGGCGGCATTTCCGGCAAATCTCATGTTTCCCTTGGCCGTCGTCGCCATCGTGAAGTTCCGGCTCGATCCGGACATCTGGTTGAGCCCGCTCATGGTGCTGGGCACCCAATGGTACATCCTGTTCAACGTGGTGGCCGGCGCCAGCGCCTTTCCCAACGACCTCAAGGAAGCGGCGGCGACATTCCGTATCCGGGGCTGGGGCTGGTGGCGCAAGGTGATCCTGCCGGGGATCATGCCCTATTACCTCACCGGCGCGATCACCGCGTCGGGCGGATCCTGGAACGCCAGCATCGTCGCCGAGATCGCGAGCTGGGGCGACAAGACCGTCGAGGCCCATGGGCTCGGCGCCTATATCGCCAAGATGACGGAAGCCGGCGATTTCCCGCGTGTCGTGCTCGGCATTGCCGTGATGTCGATCTTCGTCGTGCTGCTCAACCGGCTGTTCTGGCGGCGCCTGTTCGCCTATACGGCCCGCAACCTGCGCCTCGATTGA
- a CDS encoding DUF1515 domain-containing protein: MIVNRNRLFFTASLALFLTVAAAQGRALAADAMTVDEIRDCMCREQSLQTLRQETGVQQTRYNDSRAQLQSLETQIANMRKTMNPSDDTSVQILAEMIRQRDTLTNQIRTTVYPQAQGAVTKLNAAVAEYNQRCTQRPMLKTDVDNASKSLSCPSAQ, encoded by the coding sequence ATGATCGTGAATCGCAACAGGCTCTTTTTCACCGCATCGCTGGCACTCTTTCTCACGGTGGCCGCGGCCCAAGGACGGGCGCTGGCGGCGGACGCCATGACCGTGGACGAGATCCGGGATTGCATGTGCCGCGAGCAGTCGCTGCAGACTTTGCGCCAGGAAACCGGCGTGCAGCAGACCCGGTACAACGACTCCCGCGCGCAGCTGCAGAGCCTGGAGACCCAGATCGCCAATATGCGAAAGACGATGAATCCGAGCGACGACACCTCGGTGCAGATCCTGGCGGAGATGATCCGCCAGCGCGACACGCTCACCAATCAGATCCGCACCACCGTCTACCCGCAGGCCCAGGGCGCGGTGACGAAGCTGAACGCGGCGGTCGCCGAGTACAACCAGCGCTGCACCCAGCGTCCCATGCTCAAGACCGACGTCGACAACGCCAGCAAGAGCCTGAGTTGTCCATCGGCGCAGTGA
- a CDS encoding glycine cleavage system protein R gives MSRTALISIICEDRIGLIAEVTGRLFDLGINLGDTTFAVLGGAAEFTAVIELPDHLSLGSIESELSALPALRGAKISVAPFSYRAQHGDTAHITHRIEIEGEDSPGLVARLSEVFVGFGANIVRLNSERVSGGSGARYITRIAAWIPPEKAKACVATVANTAGELRLTCKTQAV, from the coding sequence ATGAGCCGCACGGCCCTCATCTCGATCATCTGCGAAGACCGGATCGGCCTGATCGCCGAGGTGACCGGCCGGCTCTTCGATCTCGGGATCAATCTCGGCGATACGACCTTCGCGGTCCTGGGCGGCGCTGCCGAGTTCACCGCCGTCATCGAGCTGCCGGATCATCTCTCGCTAGGCAGCATCGAGAGCGAGCTGTCGGCGCTGCCGGCGCTCAGAGGGGCCAAGATCAGCGTGGCCCCCTTCTCCTATCGCGCCCAGCATGGCGACACCGCGCATATCACCCACCGCATCGAGATCGAGGGCGAGGACAGCCCGGGACTGGTCGCGCGGCTGTCGGAAGTGTTCGTCGGGTTCGGGGCCAATATCGTCCGGCTCAATTCCGAACGGGTGAGCGGCGGCAGCGGCGCCCGCTACATCACCCGCATCGCCGCCTGGATCCCGCCGGAGAAGGCCAAGGCCTGCGTCGCGACGGTCGCAAACACCGCGGGGGAACTGCGCCTTACCTGCAAGACGCAGGCGGTGTGA
- a CDS encoding D-amino acid dehydrogenase: protein MAGIVVLGAGVMGVTTAYYLAKAGRAVTVVDRQPEAAAETSFANAGLIAPGHSNAWASPRAPMILLKSLWRDDTALRFHLRLDPAMWRWGLQFLANCTTERNRHNTLIKLGLARYSREKLIELRQTERIAYDEIAKGCIYLYRDPAHFETGQRAIGFLKAQGYPFETIDPAACVRLDPALAPARDKIAGAIFAPQDESGDCHAFVQSLARICAGLGVTFRYGTTVRGLESKGGRVEAVVTDRERIAADQVVLALGSYAPQIARSAGIKLPIYPVKGYSLTLPIKDKAAAPTLGGVDEGALVAFARMGDRLRLTATADFAGYDTSHKPENFATMLKVARDLFPAAAHYDQPRYWACLRPMTPDGPPILGGTRFDNLFLNTGSGHMGWTMACGSSRLVTDLMLGRKPDIPLQGMTLDRY, encoded by the coding sequence ATGGCAGGGATTGTGGTGTTGGGCGCAGGCGTCATGGGGGTGACGACCGCCTATTATCTGGCCAAGGCCGGCCGCGCCGTCACCGTTGTGGACCGGCAGCCCGAGGCCGCCGCCGAGACCAGTTTCGCCAATGCCGGACTGATCGCGCCCGGCCATTCCAACGCCTGGGCCTCGCCCCGCGCGCCCATGATCCTGCTGAAGTCCCTCTGGCGCGACGACACCGCCCTTCGCTTCCATCTGCGCCTGGACCCGGCCATGTGGCGCTGGGGTCTGCAGTTCCTGGCCAACTGCACCACCGAGCGGAACCGTCACAACACCCTCATCAAGCTGGGGCTGGCGCGCTACAGCCGCGAGAAGCTGATCGAGCTGCGCCAGACAGAGCGGATCGCCTATGACGAGATCGCCAAGGGCTGCATCTATCTCTATCGCGATCCCGCCCATTTCGAGACCGGGCAGCGCGCCATCGGCTTCCTGAAAGCCCAGGGCTACCCGTTCGAGACGATCGACCCGGCGGCCTGCGTCAGGCTCGATCCGGCCCTGGCGCCGGCCCGCGACAAGATCGCGGGCGCCATCTTCGCGCCACAGGACGAATCGGGCGACTGCCATGCCTTCGTCCAGAGCCTGGCACGGATCTGCGCAGGGCTCGGCGTGACGTTCCGTTACGGCACCACCGTGCGCGGCCTCGAAAGCAAGGGCGGCCGCGTCGAGGCGGTCGTCACCGACCGGGAGCGCATCGCGGCCGACCAGGTCGTGTTGGCGCTCGGATCCTATGCGCCGCAGATCGCGCGCAGCGCCGGGATCAAGCTCCCGATCTATCCAGTCAAAGGCTATTCCCTCACCTTGCCGATCAAGGACAAGGCGGCGGCGCCCACGCTGGGCGGGGTCGACGAGGGCGCGCTGGTCGCCTTCGCACGGATGGGCGACCGGCTGCGGCTGACGGCGACCGCCGACTTCGCCGGCTACGACACCAGCCACAAGCCGGAGAACTTCGCGACCATGCTCAAGGTCGCGCGCGACCTGTTTCCCGCGGCCGCCCATTACGACCAGCCGCGCTATTGGGCCTGCCTGCGCCCCATGACGCCGGACGGCCCGCCGATCCTCGGAGGTACCAGGTTCGACAATCTCTTCCTCAACACCGGCTCTGGCCATATGGGCTGGACCATGGCCTGCGGCTCCTCGCGGCTGGTCACCGATCTCATGCTGGGACGCAAGCCCGACATCCCGCTCCAGGGCATGACGCTCGACCGTTATTGA
- a CDS encoding aspartate/glutamate racemase family protein, whose amino-acid sequence MRIACLHTIESNIEPFEAARRERGDASLTLRHEVRDDLLAAVGRAGCFAAPIVAETVAALQALAADADGVLLTCSTLGPAVAPAHRVCPVPVLRVDQGLAREAVRQGDQVLVLCTAATTLSSTRELFEAEARATGAAIEMRHVPDAWDHFKAGRLERCYALTAEAADEAFREGAKTVVLAQVSMAAAAPLCREGRPFVSPTTGLKAVMLAARMASGASV is encoded by the coding sequence TTGCGCATCGCCTGTCTCCACACGATCGAGAGCAATATCGAACCCTTCGAGGCGGCGCGCCGCGAACGGGGCGATGCTTCGCTGACGCTTCGCCATGAGGTCCGTGACGATCTTCTGGCCGCCGTCGGGCGGGCGGGATGCTTCGCGGCGCCGATCGTCGCCGAAACGGTCGCGGCGCTGCAGGCTCTCGCTGCCGATGCCGACGGGGTGCTGCTGACCTGCTCCACTTTGGGGCCGGCGGTGGCGCCTGCACACAGGGTCTGCCCTGTGCCGGTGCTTCGCGTGGATCAGGGGCTGGCGCGCGAAGCGGTCCGGCAGGGGGACCAGGTGCTGGTGCTCTGCACCGCCGCGACCACCTTGTCCTCGACCCGGGAATTGTTCGAGGCCGAGGCGCGCGCGACCGGAGCCGCGATCGAAATGCGACATGTCCCGGACGCCTGGGACCACTTCAAGGCCGGCCGGCTCGAGCGTTGTTACGCCCTGACGGCGGAGGCGGCGGATGAGGCCTTTCGCGAGGGCGCGAAGACCGTCGTGCTGGCCCAGGTTTCGATGGCCGCCGCCGCGCCGCTCTGCCGGGAGGGCCGGCCTTTTGTCAGCCCCACCACGGGACTCAAGGCGGTCATGCTCGCCGCCCGCATGGCGTCCGGCGCCAGCGTCTGA
- a CDS encoding NAD(P)H-dependent flavin oxidoreductase — protein sequence MLQTTFTKTLDIDCPIAQAPMGGSVTPELICAVCEAGGLGMQGVSWHEPAAMVAEIAAIRRRTARPFAVNLALEWEQHTRLAQCIDAGAPVISLFWGDPTAYFPRLRVAKVKTIVTVGSADEARRAADLGADVICAQGIEAGGHVWSKVGTMVLLPAVVDAVAPLPVIAAGGIADGSGLAAVLALGGAGVWIGTRFLATPEAYTHEEWKRRIVAARETDTVYTELLDLDWPKAPHRVLRNSTYEQWEAAGRPPSGQRPGEGEPVARQPDGTILPRYSDSGPAPGASGDIEATCLYAGQSAGLVHDVLPAGALVKRIVAEAEAALASAAAMRRV from the coding sequence ATGCTCCAGACAACCTTCACCAAGACGCTCGATATCGACTGTCCGATAGCGCAGGCGCCGATGGGCGGCTCGGTCACGCCTGAGCTGATCTGCGCGGTTTGCGAGGCGGGCGGTCTTGGCATGCAGGGCGTCTCCTGGCACGAGCCGGCGGCGATGGTGGCGGAGATCGCCGCGATCAGGCGGCGCACGGCACGTCCTTTCGCGGTCAATCTCGCGCTCGAATGGGAGCAGCATACGCGGCTCGCTCAATGCATCGATGCGGGCGCGCCCGTGATCTCGCTCTTCTGGGGTGACCCGACCGCCTATTTCCCGAGATTGCGCGTCGCCAAGGTCAAGACCATCGTGACCGTGGGCTCGGCCGACGAGGCCAGGCGTGCTGCCGATCTGGGTGCCGACGTGATTTGCGCGCAAGGGATCGAGGCCGGCGGCCATGTCTGGAGCAAGGTCGGCACGATGGTGCTGTTGCCCGCCGTGGTCGACGCCGTGGCACCGTTGCCGGTGATCGCCGCGGGCGGCATCGCCGATGGCAGCGGACTGGCAGCCGTGCTGGCGCTTGGCGGCGCCGGCGTCTGGATCGGCACGCGCTTTCTCGCCACCCCCGAAGCCTATACGCATGAGGAGTGGAAACGCCGGATCGTCGCGGCACGGGAGACCGATACGGTCTATACCGAGCTCTTGGATCTCGATTGGCCGAAGGCCCCGCACCGCGTGCTGCGCAACAGCACTTACGAGCAATGGGAGGCGGCCGGCCGGCCGCCGTCGGGCCAGCGTCCGGGGGAGGGCGAGCCCGTCGCCCGGCAGCCGGATGGCACGATTCTGCCGCGCTACAGCGACAGCGGACCGGCGCCGGGCGCCAGCGGCGACATCGAGGCGACCTGTCTCTATGCCGGCCAGTCGGCAGGGCTGGTGCATGACGTCTTGCCCGCGGGCGCGCTCGTGAAGCGCATCGTCGCCGAGGCGGAGGCGGCGCTTGCCAGCGCCGCGGCCATGCGCCGGGTCTGA